In the Streptomyces spororaveus genome, GTACGGGGGCGTGAGCGCCGACTGCGTATACAAGCCGGTCAAGGGCGAGCGGCCGCTGTGGGACTTCCCCGACGGGAACCTCGCCCGCCGGGAGGTCGCCGCCTACCTGATCTCCGAGGCCACCGGGTGGGGACTGGTCCCCGCCACCGTGCTGCGCGACGGACCCTACGGCGAGGGCATGGTCCAGCGGTGGATCGAGGCGGAGCGGCCGGACGAGGAAGCCCCGCTGGGCGCGCTCCTCGGGCTCGTCGACGGCGAGGAGGCGGGGGAGGGCTGGAAGGCCGTCGCGCTCGCCGAGGTCGGCGAGGGCCGCACCGCGCTGCTCGTGCACGCCGACGACCCCCGGCTGCGCCGGCTCGCCGTACTCGACGCCGTGATCAACAACGGCGACCGCAAGGGCGGCCACCTGCTGCCCGCGCCGGACGGACGGCTCTACGCCATCGACCACGGAGTGACCTTCCACACCGAGGACAAGCTGCGCACCCTGCTGTGGGGCTGGGCGGGCGAGCCCCTGACCGGCGAGGCGCGCGAGGTGCTGGCCGCGCTGGCCGCCGGACTGGCCGACGGAGCCCCGCTCGCCACCCGGCTGGCCGAACTGATCACGCCGGTCGAGCTGGCCGCCGTACGGGCCCGGGTGGAGCACCTGCTGCGCACGGGCACCCATCCCGAGCCGTCCGGGCAGTGGCCGGCGATCCCCTGGCCACCGGTCTGAATCGGCCACCGGCCATACGCACAGATCCGGCCAGACCGCAAGAGTGCCGATCAAGACAACAGTGCAGGTCCAGTTCGTTTCCGGAACATCCGTCCGGTTAGGCTCGACACATGCATGCCTGGCCCGCTTCTGAGGTCCCCGCCCTTCCTGGCAAGGGCCGCGACCTCCAGATCCACGACACCGCGACCCAGGGGACGATCACCCTCGCCCCCGGTCCCGTCGCCCGTATCTACGTCTGCGGCATCACTCCGTACGACGCGACCCACATCGGTCACGCGGCGACCTACAACGCGTTCGACCTCGTACAGCGCGTGTGGCTCGACACCAAGCGGCAGGTCATCTACGTCCAGAACGTGACGGACGTGGACGATCCACTGCTGGAGCGGGCGCTGCGCGACAACCAGGACTGGACCGAGCTGGCGGAGCGCGAGACCGCGCTCTTCCGCGAGGACATGACGGCCCTGCGGATGCTGCCCCCGCAGCACTACATCGGAGCCGTCGAGGCCATACCCGGCATCGTGCCGCTCGTCGAGCGGCTGCGGGACGCCGGTGCCGCCTACGAGCTCGACGGCGACACCTACTTCTCC is a window encoding:
- a CDS encoding SCO1664 family protein, coding for MPAPERLPAPGVTDMGELEELLAKGELTVIGRIREASNAVLLCSVTYGGVSADCVYKPVKGERPLWDFPDGNLARREVAAYLISEATGWGLVPATVLRDGPYGEGMVQRWIEAERPDEEAPLGALLGLVDGEEAGEGWKAVALAEVGEGRTALLVHADDPRLRRLAVLDAVINNGDRKGGHLLPAPDGRLYAIDHGVTFHTEDKLRTLLWGWAGEPLTGEAREVLAALAAGLADGAPLATRLAELITPVELAAVRARVEHLLRTGTHPEPSGQWPAIPWPPV